From Salvelinus fontinalis isolate EN_2023a chromosome 30, ASM2944872v1, whole genome shotgun sequence, one genomic window encodes:
- the asah2 gene encoding neutral ceramidase isoform X1, with protein sequence MARGKTVCCGLSTLEVTLMVLFVVMTAVSVGLISVMAVHWEDRLQEPEPTVSPTAGPHENPYLIGVGRADCTGPPGDVPLMGYANLEQTAAGIHTRLFSRAFIVDNGSKRVVFVTADIGMVSQRLRLEVLKELEVKYGNLYRQDNVILSGTHTHSGLGGYFQYTLFMITSKGYIKPSIKAIVNGIVKSIAIAHRNIKPGRIYMSKGELEESNLNRSPHSYLNNPAEERNKYKSNTDKQVTLLKFTDLDGDGMGMLSWFAVHAVSMNYTNQMVSSDNMGYASYLLEQEKNIGFLPGEGPFVAAFASSNLGDASPNIRGPFCANTGLPCDYLNSSCPIGGLKMCVALGPAGSDMFNNTKIIGENIFKRAKDLYGKARQEVRGPLHAAHQWVNMTDVTVQLNSTHTGRTCKPALGHSFAAGTTDGGGDLNFTQGAVEGDPFWDGIRDALLGAPSNETQDCHQPKPILFSTGEMTWPLPWHPSIVDVQMITIGPVAIVAIPGEMTTMSGRRIREAVKQELEAQGTFSNAEVVVAGLCNIYTHYITTYEEYQIQRYEGASTIYGPHTLSAYIQKFRGLAKAIAEVRTTYCTVHVPAPVTVNVLFQLTAFQLLLCSQGKEQELPKGPEPPFFKDSQLFSLLPAAAVDKKPINTTFGEVLEQVDPEYTVGDVASVTFVAGNPRHSGDMRDKTFVTVEKYHNSTAYWDVVHTDASWETRFHWVKNGAESNATIEWHIPLSTQAGSYRIRHFGHYKQRKGFLETVIMAYEGVSDVFRVSKITYNY encoded by the exons ATGGCTCGGGGGAAAACGGTGTGCTGTGGCCTGAGCACCCTCGAAGTCACCCTCATGGTCCTGTTTGTGGTCATGACCGCAGTATCTGTGGGGCTCATCTCAGTCATGGCCGTCCACTGGGAAGACCGATTGC AGGAACCAGAGCCTACAGTAAGTCCTACTGCAGGACCACATGAGAACCCATACCTCATAGGGGTGGGCAGAGCAGACTGCACAGGACCCCCTGGGGATGTCCCCCTG ATGGGCTATGCGAACTTGGAGCAGACTGCTGCGGGTATCCACACACGCCTCTTCAGCAGGGCCTTTATTGTGGATAATGGGAGCAAGAGGGTGGTGTTTGTGACAGCAGACATCGGCATGGTCTCTCAGAGGCTACGGCTGGAG GTGCTGAAGGAACTTGAGGTGAAATATGGTAACCTGTACAGACAGGACAACGTGATTCTGAGCggcacccacacacactctggtCTGGGTGGGTACTTCCAATACACCCTCTTCATGATCACTAGTAAAGGTTACATCAAACCCTCCATCAAAGCCATCGTCAATGGAATTGTCAAG AGCATTGCTATAGCACACAGGAATATAAAACCTGGGAGAATCTACATGAGCAAAGGAGAGCTCGAGGAGAGCAACCTAAACAGAAGTCCTCACTCCTACCTCAACAACCCTGCAGAGGAGAGGAACAA GTATAAATCCAACACAGACAAGCAGGTCACACTTCTGAAGTTCACAGACCTGGATGGAGATGGTATGGGCATGCTCAG CTGGTTCGCTGTCCATGCTGTCAGTATGAACTACACCAATCAGATGGTCAGCAGTGATAACATGGGCTATGCCTCTTACCTACTGGAGCAGGAGAAAAACATTGGCTTCTTGCCTGGAGAG GGGCCGTTTGTGGCAGCCTTTGCCTCTTCTAACCTGGGAGACGCCAGCCCAAACATCAGAGGGCCATTCTGTGCCAACACTGGACTCCCCTGTGATTACCTCAACAGCTCCTGTCCCATCGGAGGG CTAAAAATGTGTGTTGCGCTGGGTCCGGCAGGATCTGACATGTTCAACAACACCAAGATCATAGGAGAGAACATTTTCAAAAGGGCAAAG GATCTGTATGGTAAGGCCAGACAGGAGGTTCGTGGGCCCCTTCATGCAGCCCATCAGTGGGTGAATATGACTGACGTGACCGTCCAGctaaactctacacacaca GGCAGAACCTGTAAACCAGCCCTGGGCCACAGCTTCGCCGCAGGGACTACAGACGGAGGAGGCGACCTCAATTTCACACAAG GAGCTGTTGAGGGTGACCCATTTTGGGACGGAATTAGAGATGCACTGCTTGGAGCTCCCTCCAATGAGACTCAGGACTGCCACCAACCCAAACCTATTCTCTTTAGCACTGGAGAG ATGACCTGGCCCCTCCCCTGGCACCCAAGCATTGTGGACGTTCAGATGATCACCATAGGACCTGTGGCCATTGTGGCTATCCCTGGAGAAATGAC GACGATGTCAGGAAGGAGGATAAGAGAGGCAGTCAAGCAG GAACTGGAGGCCCAGGGAACATTCAGTAACGCAGAGGTGGTCGTCGCTGGCCTGTGCAACATCTACACTCATTACATCACCACCTATGAGGAGTACCAG ATCCAGCGTTATGAAGGAGCTTCCACCATCTACGGGCCTCATACACTTTCTGCATACATTCAGAAGTTTAGGGGCCTGGCCAAGGCCATTGCAGAGGTGAGgaccacatactgtacagtacatgtacCGGCTCCTGTTACAGTGAATGTCCTTTTCCAGCTGACTGCATTTCAACTTCTCCTATGCTCACAGGGTAAAGAGCAGGAGCTGCCCAAGGGTCCTGAGCCCCCGTTCTTCAAGGACAGTCAGCTGTTCAGCTTGCTTCCTGCTGCGGCTGTAGACAAAAAGCCAATCAACACCACGTTTGGAGAGGTTTTAGAGCAAGTGGACCCAGAGTACACGGTT GGGGATGTTGCTTCTGTCACATTTGTTGCAGGGAATCCAAGACACTCAGGAGATATG AGGGACAAGACTTTTGTCACTGTGGAAAAGTATCATAACAGCACAGCATACTGGGACGTCGTTCACACAGATGCATCTTGGGAGACAAG GTTTCACTGGGTGAAGAATGGAGCGGAGAGCAATGCTACCATTGAGTGGCACATCCCTCTGTCAACCCAGGCTGGCTCCTACAGGATCCGACACTTTGGACACTACAAACAGCGGAAGGGATTCCTAGAGACTGTGATCATGGCGTATGAGGGTGTGTCGGATGTCTTCAGAGTCTCCAAAATAACGTATAATTACTAA
- the asah2 gene encoding neutral ceramidase isoform X2, whose protein sequence is MARGKTVCCGLSTLEVTLMVLFVVMTAVSVGLISVMAVHWEDRLQEPEPTVSPTAGPHENPYLIGVGRADCTGPPGDVPLMGYANLEQTAAGIHTRLFSRAFIVDNGSKRVVFVTADIGMVSQRLRLEVLKELEVKYGNLYRQDNVILSGTHTHSGLGGYFQYTLFMITSKGYIKPSIKAIVNGIVKSIAIAHRNIKPGRIYMSKGELEESNLNRSPHSYLNNPAEERNKYKSNTDKQVTLLKFTDLDGDGMGMLSWFAVHAVSMNYTNQMVSSDNMGYASYLLEQEKNIGFLPGEGPFVAAFASSNLGDASPNIRGPFCANTGLPCDYLNSSCPIGGLKMCVALGPAGSDMFNNTKIIGENIFKRAKDLYGKARQEVRGPLHAAHQWVNMTDVTVQLNSTHTGRTCKPALGHSFAAGTTDGGGDLNFTQGAVEGDPFWDGIRDALLGAPSNETQDCHQPKPILFSTGEMTWPLPWHPSIVDVQMITIGPVAIVAIPGEMTTMSGRRIREAVKQELEAQGTFSNAEVVVAGLCNIYTHYITTYEEYQIQRYEGASTIYGPHTLSAYIQKFRGLAKAIAEGKEQELPKGPEPPFFKDSQLFSLLPAAAVDKKPINTTFGEVLEQVDPEYTVGDVASVTFVAGNPRHSGDMRDKTFVTVEKYHNSTAYWDVVHTDASWETRFHWVKNGAESNATIEWHIPLSTQAGSYRIRHFGHYKQRKGFLETVIMAYEGVSDVFRVSKITYNY, encoded by the exons ATGGCTCGGGGGAAAACGGTGTGCTGTGGCCTGAGCACCCTCGAAGTCACCCTCATGGTCCTGTTTGTGGTCATGACCGCAGTATCTGTGGGGCTCATCTCAGTCATGGCCGTCCACTGGGAAGACCGATTGC AGGAACCAGAGCCTACAGTAAGTCCTACTGCAGGACCACATGAGAACCCATACCTCATAGGGGTGGGCAGAGCAGACTGCACAGGACCCCCTGGGGATGTCCCCCTG ATGGGCTATGCGAACTTGGAGCAGACTGCTGCGGGTATCCACACACGCCTCTTCAGCAGGGCCTTTATTGTGGATAATGGGAGCAAGAGGGTGGTGTTTGTGACAGCAGACATCGGCATGGTCTCTCAGAGGCTACGGCTGGAG GTGCTGAAGGAACTTGAGGTGAAATATGGTAACCTGTACAGACAGGACAACGTGATTCTGAGCggcacccacacacactctggtCTGGGTGGGTACTTCCAATACACCCTCTTCATGATCACTAGTAAAGGTTACATCAAACCCTCCATCAAAGCCATCGTCAATGGAATTGTCAAG AGCATTGCTATAGCACACAGGAATATAAAACCTGGGAGAATCTACATGAGCAAAGGAGAGCTCGAGGAGAGCAACCTAAACAGAAGTCCTCACTCCTACCTCAACAACCCTGCAGAGGAGAGGAACAA GTATAAATCCAACACAGACAAGCAGGTCACACTTCTGAAGTTCACAGACCTGGATGGAGATGGTATGGGCATGCTCAG CTGGTTCGCTGTCCATGCTGTCAGTATGAACTACACCAATCAGATGGTCAGCAGTGATAACATGGGCTATGCCTCTTACCTACTGGAGCAGGAGAAAAACATTGGCTTCTTGCCTGGAGAG GGGCCGTTTGTGGCAGCCTTTGCCTCTTCTAACCTGGGAGACGCCAGCCCAAACATCAGAGGGCCATTCTGTGCCAACACTGGACTCCCCTGTGATTACCTCAACAGCTCCTGTCCCATCGGAGGG CTAAAAATGTGTGTTGCGCTGGGTCCGGCAGGATCTGACATGTTCAACAACACCAAGATCATAGGAGAGAACATTTTCAAAAGGGCAAAG GATCTGTATGGTAAGGCCAGACAGGAGGTTCGTGGGCCCCTTCATGCAGCCCATCAGTGGGTGAATATGACTGACGTGACCGTCCAGctaaactctacacacaca GGCAGAACCTGTAAACCAGCCCTGGGCCACAGCTTCGCCGCAGGGACTACAGACGGAGGAGGCGACCTCAATTTCACACAAG GAGCTGTTGAGGGTGACCCATTTTGGGACGGAATTAGAGATGCACTGCTTGGAGCTCCCTCCAATGAGACTCAGGACTGCCACCAACCCAAACCTATTCTCTTTAGCACTGGAGAG ATGACCTGGCCCCTCCCCTGGCACCCAAGCATTGTGGACGTTCAGATGATCACCATAGGACCTGTGGCCATTGTGGCTATCCCTGGAGAAATGAC GACGATGTCAGGAAGGAGGATAAGAGAGGCAGTCAAGCAG GAACTGGAGGCCCAGGGAACATTCAGTAACGCAGAGGTGGTCGTCGCTGGCCTGTGCAACATCTACACTCATTACATCACCACCTATGAGGAGTACCAG ATCCAGCGTTATGAAGGAGCTTCCACCATCTACGGGCCTCATACACTTTCTGCATACATTCAGAAGTTTAGGGGCCTGGCCAAGGCCATTGCAGAG GGTAAAGAGCAGGAGCTGCCCAAGGGTCCTGAGCCCCCGTTCTTCAAGGACAGTCAGCTGTTCAGCTTGCTTCCTGCTGCGGCTGTAGACAAAAAGCCAATCAACACCACGTTTGGAGAGGTTTTAGAGCAAGTGGACCCAGAGTACACGGTT GGGGATGTTGCTTCTGTCACATTTGTTGCAGGGAATCCAAGACACTCAGGAGATATG AGGGACAAGACTTTTGTCACTGTGGAAAAGTATCATAACAGCACAGCATACTGGGACGTCGTTCACACAGATGCATCTTGGGAGACAAG GTTTCACTGGGTGAAGAATGGAGCGGAGAGCAATGCTACCATTGAGTGGCACATCCCTCTGTCAACCCAGGCTGGCTCCTACAGGATCCGACACTTTGGACACTACAAACAGCGGAAGGGATTCCTAGAGACTGTGATCATGGCGTATGAGGGTGTGTCGGATGTCTTCAGAGTCTCCAAAATAACGTATAATTACTAA
- the asah2 gene encoding neutral ceramidase isoform X3 has product MARGKTVCCGLSTLEVTLMVLFVVMTAVSVGLISVMAVHWEDRLQEPEPTVSPTAGPHENPYLIGVGRADCTGPPGDVPLMGYANLEQTAAGIHTRLFSRAFIVDNGSKRVVFVTADIGMVSQRLRLESIAIAHRNIKPGRIYMSKGELEESNLNRSPHSYLNNPAEERNKYKSNTDKQVTLLKFTDLDGDGMGMLSWFAVHAVSMNYTNQMVSSDNMGYASYLLEQEKNIGFLPGEGPFVAAFASSNLGDASPNIRGPFCANTGLPCDYLNSSCPIGGLKMCVALGPAGSDMFNNTKIIGENIFKRAKDLYGKARQEVRGPLHAAHQWVNMTDVTVQLNSTHTGRTCKPALGHSFAAGTTDGGGDLNFTQGAVEGDPFWDGIRDALLGAPSNETQDCHQPKPILFSTGEMTWPLPWHPSIVDVQMITIGPVAIVAIPGEMTTMSGRRIREAVKQELEAQGTFSNAEVVVAGLCNIYTHYITTYEEYQIQRYEGASTIYGPHTLSAYIQKFRGLAKAIAEGKEQELPKGPEPPFFKDSQLFSLLPAAAVDKKPINTTFGEVLEQVDPEYTVGDVASVTFVAGNPRHSGDMRDKTFVTVEKYHNSTAYWDVVHTDASWETRFHWVKNGAESNATIEWHIPLSTQAGSYRIRHFGHYKQRKGFLETVIMAYEGVSDVFRVSKITYNY; this is encoded by the exons ATGGCTCGGGGGAAAACGGTGTGCTGTGGCCTGAGCACCCTCGAAGTCACCCTCATGGTCCTGTTTGTGGTCATGACCGCAGTATCTGTGGGGCTCATCTCAGTCATGGCCGTCCACTGGGAAGACCGATTGC AGGAACCAGAGCCTACAGTAAGTCCTACTGCAGGACCACATGAGAACCCATACCTCATAGGGGTGGGCAGAGCAGACTGCACAGGACCCCCTGGGGATGTCCCCCTG ATGGGCTATGCGAACTTGGAGCAGACTGCTGCGGGTATCCACACACGCCTCTTCAGCAGGGCCTTTATTGTGGATAATGGGAGCAAGAGGGTGGTGTTTGTGACAGCAGACATCGGCATGGTCTCTCAGAGGCTACGGCTGGAG AGCATTGCTATAGCACACAGGAATATAAAACCTGGGAGAATCTACATGAGCAAAGGAGAGCTCGAGGAGAGCAACCTAAACAGAAGTCCTCACTCCTACCTCAACAACCCTGCAGAGGAGAGGAACAA GTATAAATCCAACACAGACAAGCAGGTCACACTTCTGAAGTTCACAGACCTGGATGGAGATGGTATGGGCATGCTCAG CTGGTTCGCTGTCCATGCTGTCAGTATGAACTACACCAATCAGATGGTCAGCAGTGATAACATGGGCTATGCCTCTTACCTACTGGAGCAGGAGAAAAACATTGGCTTCTTGCCTGGAGAG GGGCCGTTTGTGGCAGCCTTTGCCTCTTCTAACCTGGGAGACGCCAGCCCAAACATCAGAGGGCCATTCTGTGCCAACACTGGACTCCCCTGTGATTACCTCAACAGCTCCTGTCCCATCGGAGGG CTAAAAATGTGTGTTGCGCTGGGTCCGGCAGGATCTGACATGTTCAACAACACCAAGATCATAGGAGAGAACATTTTCAAAAGGGCAAAG GATCTGTATGGTAAGGCCAGACAGGAGGTTCGTGGGCCCCTTCATGCAGCCCATCAGTGGGTGAATATGACTGACGTGACCGTCCAGctaaactctacacacaca GGCAGAACCTGTAAACCAGCCCTGGGCCACAGCTTCGCCGCAGGGACTACAGACGGAGGAGGCGACCTCAATTTCACACAAG GAGCTGTTGAGGGTGACCCATTTTGGGACGGAATTAGAGATGCACTGCTTGGAGCTCCCTCCAATGAGACTCAGGACTGCCACCAACCCAAACCTATTCTCTTTAGCACTGGAGAG ATGACCTGGCCCCTCCCCTGGCACCCAAGCATTGTGGACGTTCAGATGATCACCATAGGACCTGTGGCCATTGTGGCTATCCCTGGAGAAATGAC GACGATGTCAGGAAGGAGGATAAGAGAGGCAGTCAAGCAG GAACTGGAGGCCCAGGGAACATTCAGTAACGCAGAGGTGGTCGTCGCTGGCCTGTGCAACATCTACACTCATTACATCACCACCTATGAGGAGTACCAG ATCCAGCGTTATGAAGGAGCTTCCACCATCTACGGGCCTCATACACTTTCTGCATACATTCAGAAGTTTAGGGGCCTGGCCAAGGCCATTGCAGAG GGTAAAGAGCAGGAGCTGCCCAAGGGTCCTGAGCCCCCGTTCTTCAAGGACAGTCAGCTGTTCAGCTTGCTTCCTGCTGCGGCTGTAGACAAAAAGCCAATCAACACCACGTTTGGAGAGGTTTTAGAGCAAGTGGACCCAGAGTACACGGTT GGGGATGTTGCTTCTGTCACATTTGTTGCAGGGAATCCAAGACACTCAGGAGATATG AGGGACAAGACTTTTGTCACTGTGGAAAAGTATCATAACAGCACAGCATACTGGGACGTCGTTCACACAGATGCATCTTGGGAGACAAG GTTTCACTGGGTGAAGAATGGAGCGGAGAGCAATGCTACCATTGAGTGGCACATCCCTCTGTCAACCCAGGCTGGCTCCTACAGGATCCGACACTTTGGACACTACAAACAGCGGAAGGGATTCCTAGAGACTGTGATCATGGCGTATGAGGGTGTGTCGGATGTCTTCAGAGTCTCCAAAATAACGTATAATTACTAA